Proteins co-encoded in one Paracoccus aestuarii genomic window:
- a CDS encoding tyrosine recombinase XerC, translating to MSGDRPLALTPAMEAALDRWLVTEAATRDLSPHTVTAYRGDLLAFLHFLAGHWGGSVAPSGLAPLRQTDMRAFAASERGRGLGARSLARRMSAIRSFLRWISDREGFDLSAALSARSPRFARSLPRPLTPDQAQATLDRVGDHATPWIGARDAAVLTLLWGSGLRISEALGLEGHDWPFREALTIRGKGGRERQVPVLPVARDAIALYLQICPWGHQPDRPLFRGIRGGRLAAGTVEAAMARARAVLGLPASATPHALRHSFATHLLSAGGDLRSIQELLGHSSLSTTQVYTGVDDAALMAVYRSAHPRG from the coding sequence ATGAGCGGCGACCGCCCACTGGCGCTGACCCCGGCCATGGAGGCGGCGCTGGACCGCTGGCTGGTGACCGAGGCCGCGACCCGCGACCTGTCGCCCCACACCGTCACCGCCTATCGCGGCGATCTGCTGGCCTTCCTGCATTTCCTGGCCGGGCATTGGGGCGGATCGGTCGCGCCATCCGGGCTGGCGCCGCTGCGCCAGACGGATATGCGCGCCTTCGCGGCATCCGAACGCGGGCGCGGGCTGGGGGCGCGGTCGCTGGCGCGGCGGATGTCGGCGATCCGGTCCTTCCTGCGCTGGATATCCGACCGCGAGGGGTTCGATCTGTCCGCCGCCCTGTCCGCCCGCAGCCCGCGTTTTGCCCGCAGCCTGCCGCGCCCGCTGACGCCCGATCAGGCGCAGGCGACGCTGGACCGGGTGGGCGATCACGCCACGCCCTGGATCGGGGCGCGGGATGCGGCGGTGCTGACGCTGCTCTGGGGGTCGGGGTTGCGCATCAGCGAGGCCTTGGGCCTCGAGGGCCATGACTGGCCCTTCCGCGAGGCGCTGACCATCCGCGGCAAGGGCGGGCGCGAACGGCAGGTGCCGGTCCTGCCGGTGGCGCGGGACGCCATCGCGCTCTATCTGCAGATCTGTCCTTGGGGGCATCAGCCCGACCGGCCGCTGTTTCGCGGCATCCGCGGCGGTCGGCTGGCCGCCGGCACGGTCGAGGCCGCGATGGCCCGCGCCCGCGCCGTGCTGGGCCTGCCGGCCAGCGCCACGCCCCATGCGCTGCGCCACAGCTTCGCCACGCATCTGCTGTCGGCGGGCGGCGATCTGCGATCCATCCAGGAACTGCTGGGCCATTCCAGCCTGTCCACCACCCAAGTCTATACCGGGGTGGATGACGCGGCGCTGATGGCGGTCTATCGTTCTGCCCATCCGCGCGGGTGA
- the msrA gene encoding peptide-methionine (S)-S-oxide reductase MsrA, translated as MTDHAIFHRPLGVNPPPGYDQAVFGMGCYWGVERLFWQQNGIWLTEVGFAGGDVQNPTYDQVKRGDTGHAEVVRVIYDSSLISYDHLLQLFWENHDPTQGDRQGNDHGPQYRSLIVTFTDAQRAAAEASKADYNNRLAVQGFPEITTTILDEQPFWPAHEAHQQYLEKNPDGYCGLKGTGVEASIPNPDPI; from the coding sequence ATGACCGACCACGCGATCTTTCACCGCCCCCTGGGCGTCAATCCCCCGCCCGGCTATGACCAGGCGGTGTTCGGCATGGGCTGCTATTGGGGGGTCGAACGGCTGTTCTGGCAGCAGAACGGCATCTGGCTGACCGAGGTGGGCTTTGCCGGCGGCGATGTCCAGAACCCGACCTATGACCAGGTCAAGCGCGGCGACACGGGCCATGCCGAGGTCGTGCGCGTGATCTATGACAGCTCGCTGATCAGCTATGACCACCTGCTGCAGCTGTTCTGGGAAAACCACGACCCGACCCAAGGCGACCGGCAGGGCAACGATCACGGCCCGCAATATCGCAGCTTGATCGTGACCTTCACCGATGCGCAGCGCGCCGCGGCCGAGGCGTCGAAGGCCGATTACAACAACCGCCTGGCCGTGCAGGGCTTCCCCGAGATCACCACGACGATCCTGGACGAACAGCCCTTCTGGCCCGCCCATGAGGCCCATCAGCAATATCTGGAAAAGAACCCGGACGGTTATTGCGGGCTGAAGGGCACCGGGGTAGAGGCCTCCATCCCCAATCCGGACCCGATCTGA
- a CDS encoding DUF484 family protein, protein MSGGLDPETRDRLLADPGAILADRDLMRALVAAREAEAGANVVDIRGRAMQALETRLDRLEQAHEGVIAAAYDNQSGTAMIHRAVLFLLEQPDLGDLVGVLQSDIAPLLRIETLRLVVEADPGLPPLPEDAVIVPEGTIGLVVAAGRRAPRGDDILLRSAPALTRTLHGRAVASEALMPVDLGPGRPRAMMLMGSADAGRFQPAHGTDLLRFFLQAFRLVLLDRMAG, encoded by the coding sequence GTGAGCGGGGGGCTGGACCCCGAAACGCGCGACAGGCTGCTGGCCGATCCGGGCGCGATCCTGGCCGATCGCGACCTGATGCGCGCCCTGGTCGCCGCGCGCGAGGCCGAGGCGGGCGCGAATGTCGTCGACATCCGCGGCCGCGCCATGCAGGCGCTGGAGACCCGGCTGGACCGGCTGGAACAGGCCCATGAGGGCGTCATCGCCGCCGCCTATGACAACCAGTCGGGCACGGCGATGATCCATCGCGCGGTGCTGTTCCTGCTGGAACAGCCCGATCTGGGCGATCTGGTGGGCGTGCTGCAATCCGACATCGCGCCGCTGCTGCGCATCGAGACGCTGCGCCTGGTGGTCGAGGCCGATCCCGGCCTGCCCCCCCTGCCCGAGGATGCGGTGATCGTCCCCGAGGGCACGATCGGCCTGGTCGTCGCGGCCGGGCGGCGCGCGCCGCGGGGCGACGACATCCTGCTGCGCAGCGCGCCCGCGCTGACGCGGACCCTGCATGGCCGCGCCGTCGCCTCCGAGGCGCTGATGCCGGTCGATCTGGGCCCGGGCCGGCCGCGGGCGATGATGCTGATGGGCAGCGCCGATGCCGGGCGGTTCCAGCCCGCCCATGGCACCGACCTGCTGCGGTTCTTCCTGCAGGCCTTCCGGCTGGTCCTTCTGGACCGCATGGCCGGATGA
- the fsa gene encoding fructose-6-phosphate aldolase encodes MKFFVDTADIDAIRELNDLGMVDGVTTNPSLILKSGRAIAEVTAEICAMVEGPVSAEVVAEKADDMIAEGRHLAKIAPNVCIKVPLTWDGLKACRVLSDEGHKLNVTLCFSPAQAILAAKAGATFISPFIGRLDDIHLDGMDLIADIREIYDNYGYETEILAASIRSVNHIVDAAKIGADVITAPPSVIKSMANHVLTDKGLAQFNADWAQTGQKIL; translated from the coding sequence ATGAAATTCTTCGTCGACACCGCCGATATTGACGCGATCCGGGAACTGAACGACCTGGGCATGGTCGATGGGGTCACCACCAACCCCTCGCTGATCCTGAAGTCGGGCCGCGCCATCGCCGAGGTCACCGCCGAGATCTGCGCCATGGTCGAGGGCCCCGTCAGCGCCGAGGTCGTGGCCGAGAAGGCCGATGACATGATCGCCGAGGGCCGCCACCTGGCCAAGATCGCGCCGAATGTCTGCATCAAGGTGCCGCTGACCTGGGACGGCCTGAAGGCCTGCCGCGTGCTGTCGGACGAGGGTCACAAGCTGAACGTCACCCTGTGCTTCAGCCCGGCGCAGGCGATCCTGGCGGCCAAGGCGGGCGCGACCTTCATCAGCCCCTTCATCGGGCGTCTGGACGACATCCATCTGGACGGGATGGACCTGATCGCCGACATCCGCGAGATCTATGACAATTACGGCTACGAGACCGAGATCCTGGCCGCATCCATCCGCAGCGTGAACCATATCGTGGACGCGGCCAAGATCGGCGCCGACGTGATCACCGCGCCGCCCTCGGTCATCAAGTCGATGGCCAATCACGTGCTGACCGACAAGGGCCTGGCGCAGTTCAACGCGGATTGGGCGCAGACCGGCCAGAAGATCCTGTGA